The Urbifossiella limnaea nucleotide sequence CACCCCGCCGGCCTCGGCGGTGACGTGCGTCGGGTGGGCGAGCTTCAGCGCCATGAACGCCATGTTGGCGGTGTGGCAGGCCATGTCGCCGATGGCGCCGGTGCCGAAGTCCCAGAACCCGCGCCAGTTGAAGTCGTGGTACGGGCCGCGCTTCCGCTCGGGGCTGCCGCTGTACGGCCGCTGCGGGGCGACGCCGAGCCACGCGTCCCAGTCGAGGTACGCCGGCACCGGCGCCTCCTTCGGCCGGGTCGTCACGCCGGGGGCCTGCGGCCACACCGGGCGGTTCGTCCACACGTGGACCTCGCGCACGTCGCCGAGCTCGCCGGCCTGCACCAGCTCGACGGCGCGGCGGAGGCCGTTCTCGGACGTGCCCTGGTTGCCCAGCTGCGTGCACACGCCGTTCTTCTGCGCCTCGGCGCGGAGCAGGTGCGCCTCGTACACGTCGTGCGTCAGCGGCTTCTGGCAGTACACGTGCTTCTTGGCCCGCATGGCCAGCACGGCCGGGGTGGCGTGGTTGTGGTCGGGGGTGCTGACGGTGAAGGCGTCGGCGTTGCGCATCAGCTCGGCGTCGTCGAACACGCGGCGGTAGTCGCTGAAGTGCTTGGCCATCGGCCACTTCTTCTGCTTGGCCCCGAGGTAGTCGCGGTCCACGTCGCAGAGGCCGACGACCTCCATGACGTTGCCGGCCTGGTCGATGTCGGACGAGCCCTTGCCGCCGACGCCGATGCCGACGACCTTGAGGCGGGCGTTGGAGCCGGCGGGCTGCGCCCACGCGGGGGCGGTGTACAGGTAGCCGAGACCGGCGGCCGACGCGGCGAGGGCGCGGCGGCGGGTGATCCGACGACTCATGGAGAGCGCTCCGGAGAACGGGGGAATGGGGGCCGGGCAGGAACTCGGACGTAGTGTATTCCGCCGCCGCGCGCGGCACAAGGAACGGATTCGGGAACGCGGCGTGCTATGATTATGGGGCCATGCTGTTCCTCGCCCCGACCGCCGTCCTCACCGCCGACGTGACCTGCGGGCCGGGCGTGAACGTCTGGTACGGCGCCGCGATCCGCGGCGACGTGGCGCCGGTCGTGCTCGGCGAGAACGTGAACGTGCAAGACTGCGCCGTCGTCCACTGCGACTTCGGCGTGCCGAACGTGCTGGAGCCGGGCGTCGTGGTCGGGCACGCGGCCGTGGTTCACGGCGCCCGGGTCGGGGCCGACACGCTGGTCGGCATCGGGGCGAAGCTGCTGAGCGGCAGCGTGATCGGC carries:
- a CDS encoding Gfo/Idh/MocA family protein, with translation MSRRITRRRALAASAAGLGYLYTAPAWAQPAGSNARLKVVGIGVGGKGSSDIDQAGNVMEVVGLCDVDRDYLGAKQKKWPMAKHFSDYRRVFDDAELMRNADAFTVSTPDHNHATPAVLAMRAKKHVYCQKPLTHDVYEAHLLRAEAQKNGVCTQLGNQGTSENGLRRAVELVQAGELGDVREVHVWTNRPVWPQAPGVTTRPKEAPVPAYLDWDAWLGVAPQRPYSGSPERKRGPYHDFNWRGFWDFGTGAIGDMACHTANMAFMALKLAHPTHVTAEAGGVNTETCPAWAHVTMQFPARGTMPALTLHWYEGKKDGAKVLPPAALVTQAVALDARRKTLVDSGSILVGANGIAYSPDDYGAQVFFSTGKVANNGTRPERLAVNGGGDQGQKNEWAAAIRAGKPELALANFNYGGLLTAAFLLGNVAIRTGKAFNWDGENCRATDLPEAAALVRRQYRAGWDLIGYNAKS
- a CDS encoding gamma carbonic anhydrase family protein — encoded protein: MLFLAPTAVLTADVTCGPGVNVWYGAAIRGDVAPVVLGENVNVQDCAVVHCDFGVPNVLEPGVVVGHAAVVHGARVGADTLVGIGAKLLSGSVIGPECLIAAGAVVPPGMVVQPRSVVMGLPGRVVRPATAAEIANTRRINERYRELAARYAAGDIPVTIGRYAAQ